The following proteins come from a genomic window of Bradyrhizobium paxllaeri:
- a CDS encoding VOC family protein, translating to MLDHVSITVSDFAAAERFYDAIMAALDVVKVGRSDRWLGYGERADAQYPDRVYIAIYKGAEPDEATSRHWCFKAKSRAEVDAFWRAGIAAGGTDDGPPGLRHYHAAYYGAFLRDPDGNKVEAVCHRAE from the coding sequence ATGCTCGACCACGTCTCCATCACGGTATCCGATTTCGCCGCCGCCGAACGCTTCTACGACGCGATCATGGCAGCCCTCGACGTCGTCAAGGTCGGCCGCAGCGACCGCTGGCTCGGCTATGGCGAACGCGCCGACGCGCAGTATCCGGACCGCGTCTACATCGCCATCTACAAGGGCGCAGAACCGGACGAAGCCACCAGCCGCCACTGGTGCTTCAAGGCCAAATCGCGAGCCGAGGTCGACGCCTTCTGGCGCGCCGGCATCGCCGCCGGCGGCACCGACGACGGCCCACCGGGCCTCCGACATTATCACGCCGCCTATTACGGCGCCTTCCTCCGCGACCCCGACGGCAACAAGGTCGAAGCGGTGTGCCATCGGGCTGAGTAG